Proteins from a genomic interval of Candidatus Rubidus massiliensis:
- a CDS encoding ankyrin repeat protein, with product MNRVINQNFSNQIYHCQTEEGVRSICAKVDELCQAVFDIHQKYKDGSILYYKIEDEAEQAKVVHRHLMVRLGTMLFKYNTATMQKDSFVSAVSRIFGFSQNKRHGVGEKKLLEVTVKDLTTFLNTSRANQQVWLDNEATNRIYIESLNKARKVVKIIDDWRILHSEFLPTELKKQIENFCAKAFLIKSQGVFNCFKPVKDRIKQDHLDVLKLEIIEKQRQNIDVNGLGWNCTFNGEMFKGTALHYAIMLPPESMYIELIEYIVEHGGNPLLKDEKGKTVLDYFEEEKIFHLEIYKFLQRVKADILEFNALVESNQINALNHEGTSLLHRAVRDHKIYLIKKIIVLNSADVNVKDTTGATPLHYACQFFHESILLLFSKFKSKFDINIPDNNGIQSLQIYIEEAFKRYKANDKDLEKLLKIKFEMLFDIEN from the coding sequence ATGAATCGTGTAATTAACCAAAATTTTTCTAATCAAATTTATCATTGCCAAACGGAAGAAGGAGTTCGTTCTATATGCGCAAAAGTTGATGAACTATGTCAAGCCGTTTTTGATATCCACCAAAAGTATAAAGATGGATCTATTCTTTATTATAAAATAGAGGATGAAGCAGAGCAGGCTAAGGTAGTTCATAGACACCTGATGGTTCGCCTTGGCACCATGCTTTTTAAATACAATACAGCCACAATGCAAAAAGATAGTTTTGTTTCAGCTGTTAGTAGAATCTTTGGCTTTTCGCAAAATAAAAGACATGGAGTGGGTGAAAAAAAACTTCTAGAAGTAACTGTTAAAGATTTAACTACATTTTTAAATACCAGTCGTGCAAATCAACAAGTTTGGTTAGATAACGAAGCCACAAACAGAATATATATTGAAAGCTTAAACAAAGCCAGAAAGGTTGTTAAAATTATAGATGATTGGCGTATTTTACATAGCGAATTTTTGCCAACTGAACTTAAAAAACAAATAGAAAATTTTTGTGCAAAGGCTTTTTTAATAAAATCGCAAGGAGTGTTTAATTGTTTTAAACCTGTTAAAGATCGCATAAAACAAGATCATTTGGACGTTTTGAAGTTGGAGATTATTGAAAAGCAAAGACAAAATATAGATGTGAATGGATTGGGTTGGAATTGTACATTTAATGGTGAAATGTTTAAGGGCACGGCACTTCATTATGCCATCATGTTACCACCAGAATCGATGTATATTGAGCTAATTGAATACATAGTGGAACACGGGGGAAATCCTCTTTTAAAAGATGAAAAAGGAAAAACAGTTTTAGATTATTTTGAAGAAGAAAAAATTTTTCATTTAGAAATTTATAAGTTTTTACAAAGGGTAAAGGCTGACATATTAGAATTTAATGCATTAGTCGAAAGCAATCAAATTAATGCTTTAAATCATGAGGGAACATCCCTTTTACATCGGGCGGTAAGGGATCATAAAATTTATCTTATAAAAAAAATTATTGTTTTAAATAGCGCTGATGTAAATGTAAAAGATACAACAGGAGCTACCCCTTTGCATTACGCCTGTCAATTTTTTCATGAATCCATCCTGTTACTTTTTTCAAAATTTAAAAGCAAATTTGATATAAATATACCAGATAATAATGGCATTCAGTCGTTACAAATTTATATTGAAGAAGCGTTTAAACGCTATAAGGCAAACGATAAAGATTTAGAAAAATTATTAAAGATTAAATTTGAAATGCTTTTTGATATAGAAAACTAA
- a CDS encoding Protein kinase domain protein — protein MTFFSLWQSVDNSTYRSNAHLVQNDIMYDSNGEIVKDFMWNFDIESVLAEKPFEETLEQKNIDYANQLSKTDQVFQEIDKGIITKEENEFILYLRQNPPLFSYDLNKYPKKMNGEKFTYFTQGRCCYLITTLALQTIFGKKIKKCIQFDFLAYHQYNFFVYHSFPQNTKVLNKEMLFYQTLKADCFLPIFVSYSLKNCNYIQEKGIFLTEVIDQLNFSQKYVIFKQILQLVKSLHEKNIFCQGINLSHFLAKKQGNDWIVKIGNVSINYDIRYHAPEVFLDNKKSEEALDVWGLGIIFYYLFTDKQNHLFQNALDIIEDYEKKGVLLKNLNSQEKRTFSNNFMLDNFTLVSSKSRKIPRQEKAYIENVNALLKELLECKPEKRITMTQAINRL, from the coding sequence ATGACTTTTTTTTCTTTATGGCAAAGCGTAGATAACTCTACTTATAGATCCAACGCCCATCTCGTTCAAAATGACATAATGTATGATTCAAATGGAGAGATCGTAAAAGATTTCATGTGGAATTTTGACATAGAATCGGTTTTAGCAGAAAAGCCTTTTGAAGAAACATTAGAACAAAAAAACATAGATTACGCAAACCAGTTAAGTAAAACTGATCAAGTATTTCAAGAGATCGACAAGGGTATTATAACAAAAGAAGAGAATGAGTTTATTTTGTATTTAAGGCAAAATCCTCCCCTTTTCTCCTATGATTTGAATAAATATCCCAAAAAAATGAATGGAGAGAAGTTTACCTACTTCACGCAAGGGCGTTGCTGCTATTTAATCACAACTTTAGCGTTACAAACAATTTTTGGAAAAAAAATAAAAAAATGTATTCAATTTGATTTTTTAGCCTATCACCAATACAACTTTTTTGTTTACCATTCTTTTCCTCAAAATACAAAAGTCTTAAATAAAGAAATGCTTTTTTATCAAACCTTAAAGGCTGATTGTTTTTTACCTATTTTCGTTTCTTATTCTTTAAAAAACTGTAATTACATTCAGGAAAAAGGAATTTTTTTAACTGAAGTCATTGATCAACTTAATTTTTCACAAAAATATGTGATTTTTAAGCAAATTTTGCAACTTGTAAAATCATTGCACGAAAAAAACATTTTCTGCCAAGGAATTAATCTTTCCCATTTTCTTGCCAAAAAGCAAGGGAATGATTGGATCGTTAAAATAGGTAATGTATCCATTAATTATGATATTCGCTACCATGCCCCTGAAGTCTTTTTAGACAATAAAAAAAGTGAAGAAGCTTTAGATGTATGGGGCTTAGGGATTATATTTTATTACCTTTTTACCGATAAACAAAACCATTTATTTCAAAATGCTTTAGACATCATTGAAGATTATGAAAAGAAAGGTGTGCTTTTAAAAAATCTAAATAGCCAAGAAAAAAGAACTTTTTCAAATAATTTTATGTTAGACAATTTTACATTAGTATCATCAAAAAGCCGTAAAATTCCCCGCCAAGAAAAAGCTTACATAGAAAATGTCAATGCCCTTTTAAAAGAACTTTTAGAATGTAAACCAGAGAAACGTATTACTATGACTCAGGCAATAAATCGTTTATAA
- a CDS encoding Ran GTPase-activating protein (RanGAP) involved in mRNA processing and transport: protein MVSLISNQYNNNLQPTFEVALEAEIKKASNNSESLKIVKRRKKITSEKIENILKFHFPKELFFELEELFKKKRIFTSALKEFHDEVFVICSTNNVELIDEQLKLLDPINKQKFLFSLCLTELLICGDEGKSIILEKVFSEINTLCLLKEFAAVSYELKTYFLFLIYLKCSICKNVELTKTISKQLNNFANDLCREIKTTQNMSRKRMSVTAFEKMLLLTARFSIEEVYDVCFDLLLSLNEKDLLKHLLALPNSIDESYFINLKNNILNNQNFIIPKDEFKKYLSFTFDQETSFINKDKYLIHLQTLNEKEELRRIKVLFSCEDNFKAQELLENPLMYFLSSTIQDKYPICEDAKEIIRLCLEFDYRFTEAKLIESFDLWQLKVEDEATNWEKWFEFLKNVLDFLERFPTHKENEFQINPAKLIVASVIQQKLLFLETISQFNSKQVNSFGKYGQAEQILIRFLDVYLLAQLHQLENLASTTISAIIHFLNQFTGQKSKEQFLRYALYLSCKDNAFRVQTAILDYLVRNDYMKEFLKIVKGTRINNHDFYNYVKCLNGVDLGQITDIKDVKRTFSADLIPFSTIRLENCTIDKKKGITILEAIKNVYTSLRPDNHNLRESPTQKIGAGNSNIRPAFKHLILKKVKLPEGFVKSLTETLKLPTSKIEVLNFDETKLTTEEIKFIFEVLEHSQTLMLLKLTKNVLNAPLLGSLNSSLMTNKTLKFISLQKANLDDDFIEKLFGSLVNCNSALEYIDLSHNKIKTIDRLLLRLVNVLPNLQVLDVSYNQIATDQILSFANGVAIQRDFKLVFTGNKVDQTALKNSSFTYLESDALVKEKELVTSYLSGGIESGVETVKEVLTSGAAIQAYKTSAMIILMVLFILKPTPVA from the coding sequence ATGGTTTCTCTTATATCTAATCAATATAATAATAATCTACAACCCACTTTTGAAGTAGCTCTAGAAGCTGAAATTAAAAAAGCTTCTAATAATTCAGAGAGTCTAAAAATAGTTAAACGGCGTAAAAAAATTACATCGGAAAAAATTGAAAACATATTAAAGTTTCATTTCCCCAAAGAATTATTTTTTGAATTGGAAGAGTTATTTAAAAAAAAGAGAATTTTTACTTCTGCATTAAAAGAATTTCATGATGAGGTTTTTGTTATATGCTCAACAAATAATGTAGAATTAATCGATGAGCAGTTGAAACTATTAGACCCTATTAATAAACAAAAATTCCTTTTTAGTTTATGTCTTACAGAATTACTAATTTGTGGGGATGAGGGTAAATCCATAATTTTAGAAAAAGTTTTTTCTGAAATCAATACCCTTTGCTTATTAAAAGAATTTGCTGCTGTTTCCTATGAGTTAAAAACTTATTTCCTGTTTCTAATCTATTTGAAATGCTCCATTTGCAAAAATGTTGAATTAACTAAAACTATTTCTAAGCAACTTAATAATTTTGCTAATGATCTTTGTAGAGAAATTAAAACAACCCAAAACATGTCTAGAAAAAGAATGTCAGTAACAGCTTTTGAAAAAATGCTATTGTTGACAGCACGCTTTTCTATAGAGGAAGTTTATGATGTATGTTTTGATTTACTTCTTAGTTTAAATGAAAAGGATTTATTAAAACATTTACTTGCACTTCCAAATTCAATTGATGAAAGCTATTTTATAAATTTAAAAAATAACATTTTAAATAATCAAAACTTCATAATTCCGAAAGATGAATTTAAAAAATATTTGTCTTTTACGTTTGATCAAGAGACTAGTTTCATAAATAAAGATAAATATTTGATTCATCTGCAAACATTAAATGAAAAAGAAGAACTAAGAAGAATAAAGGTTTTGTTTTCATGCGAAGATAATTTTAAAGCTCAAGAGCTATTAGAAAATCCATTAATGTATTTTTTATCTTCAACTATTCAAGATAAGTATCCTATATGTGAGGATGCAAAAGAAATTATTAGATTATGTTTAGAATTTGATTATCGGTTCACTGAGGCAAAATTAATTGAATCTTTTGATCTGTGGCAGTTAAAAGTTGAAGATGAAGCTACAAATTGGGAAAAATGGTTTGAATTTTTAAAAAATGTTTTGGATTTCTTAGAACGTTTTCCAACACACAAAGAAAATGAATTTCAGATTAATCCGGCAAAATTGATAGTGGCATCTGTCATTCAACAAAAATTGCTTTTTTTAGAAACTATTTCACAGTTTAATTCAAAACAAGTAAACAGTTTTGGAAAATATGGACAAGCGGAACAAATACTTATAAGATTTTTAGATGTGTATTTATTAGCGCAACTCCACCAACTTGAAAATTTAGCTAGTACAACAATTTCCGCTATCATTCATTTTTTAAATCAATTTACAGGGCAAAAATCCAAAGAGCAATTTTTACGATATGCTTTATATTTAAGTTGTAAAGATAATGCTTTTCGCGTGCAAACGGCCATTTTAGATTATCTAGTTAGAAACGATTATATGAAAGAATTTTTAAAAATCGTTAAAGGGACAAGAATCAATAACCATGATTTTTATAATTATGTTAAATGTTTAAACGGTGTAGATCTTGGACAAATTACCGATATTAAGGATGTTAAAAGAACTTTTTCAGCTGATTTAATTCCTTTTTCAACCATCCGTTTAGAAAATTGTACTATTGATAAGAAAAAGGGCATAACGATTTTAGAGGCTATAAAAAATGTTTATACAAGTCTTAGACCTGATAACCACAATTTAAGGGAATCTCCTACACAAAAAATTGGAGCTGGTAATTCAAATATTAGACCAGCTTTTAAACACCTAATTTTAAAAAAGGTGAAGTTACCTGAAGGCTTTGTAAAAAGTTTAACAGAAACGTTAAAGCTCCCAACATCCAAGATTGAAGTGTTAAATTTTGATGAGACCAAATTAACAACAGAAGAGATTAAATTTATATTCGAAGTTCTTGAACATAGTCAAACTTTGATGTTGCTAAAATTAACAAAAAATGTCTTAAATGCTCCATTGCTTGGCAGTTTAAACTCTTCCTTAATGACCAATAAAACGTTAAAGTTTATTTCTTTACAAAAAGCAAATTTAGACGATGACTTTATTGAAAAATTATTTGGTTCTCTTGTCAACTGTAACTCTGCTTTAGAATATATTGATCTTAGCCATAATAAAATAAAAACTATAGACCGTTTGTTGCTACGTCTTGTGAATGTTTTACCCAATTTACAAGTGTTGGATGTTAGTTATAATCAAATAGCTACCGATCAAATATTAAGTTTTGCAAATGGTGTTGCCATTCAACGCGATTTCAAGTTAGTCTTTACAGGTAATAAAGTCGATCAAACAGCTTTAAAAAACAGTTCATTTACTTATCTAGAAAGCGATGCCTTAGTAAAAGAAAAAGAATTGGTAACAAGCTACCTTTCCGGTGGAATTGAGTCTGGAGTTGAGACTGTAAAAGAAGTGCTTACTTCCGGTGCAGCAATACAAGCGTATAAAACATCTGCAATGATCATTCTTATGGTTCTTTTTATTCTTAAGCCAACACCAGTTGCATAA
- the pknA gene encoding Serine/threonine-protein kinase PknA — MNVQRQLTRLLTDIEKQVFTERDKTTIQFIANNVNSLLDNTIYLKNEALNIHSFFLFNHSFFIVSTPKVIHGNKTLKKGIIFQLNTPPLKPTFKTVIYVKENLEFFFHYQQMVNQKVFYENFHDKYVTPQVFFFGPQDKIKIQKSLVTKKLITFVERVGKSINLQRKKIRAFHWQNKLELITKIVDLIKIMHANGFVHRDIKPHNIVTNFTSTYLIDGEFVTQADKKSGQCGTIRYFDLANAISYDERASMASDVWSLAYTIFEIFTGNFKTNLFRLAQQKIYPFFPNRLNEIEPLTKKYCETIHHFHVNTISFKVEDKKNEPFFAGFTELVKQMFTLDKTNRPTIFEISDRIKQLQLNIK, encoded by the coding sequence ATGAATGTTCAACGGCAGCTAACTAGACTATTAACTGATATTGAAAAACAAGTTTTTACCGAACGCGATAAAACAACTATTCAGTTCATTGCGAATAATGTGAATTCTTTATTAGATAATACGATTTATTTAAAAAATGAAGCGCTTAACATCCATAGTTTTTTTCTTTTTAACCATTCGTTTTTTATCGTTTCAACTCCAAAAGTTATACATGGCAATAAAACTTTAAAAAAAGGGATCATTTTTCAATTAAACACTCCCCCTTTAAAACCCACCTTTAAGACGGTTATCTATGTAAAAGAAAATTTAGAGTTTTTCTTTCATTACCAACAGATGGTTAATCAAAAAGTTTTTTACGAAAATTTTCATGACAAATATGTCACACCTCAAGTATTTTTTTTTGGGCCACAAGATAAAATAAAGATACAAAAATCCCTTGTTACAAAAAAATTGATTACATTTGTTGAAAGGGTGGGAAAATCTATTAACCTTCAAAGAAAGAAAATTAGAGCTTTTCATTGGCAAAACAAACTTGAGTTAATCACCAAGATTGTGGACCTAATAAAGATAATGCACGCAAATGGATTTGTACATCGAGATATAAAACCTCATAATATTGTGACAAACTTTACTTCCACTTATTTAATAGATGGTGAATTTGTCACACAAGCAGACAAGAAAAGTGGACAGTGTGGGACTATACGTTATTTTGACTTAGCAAACGCCATAAGTTATGATGAAAGAGCCAGTATGGCTTCAGATGTTTGGTCCTTGGCCTATACTATTTTTGAAATCTTTACAGGAAATTTCAAAACTAATCTATTTAGGCTAGCGCAACAAAAAATTTATCCCTTTTTTCCAAATAGATTAAACGAAATTGAACCACTTACAAAAAAATATTGTGAGACAATTCATCATTTTCACGTCAACACAATAAGTTTTAAAGTTGAAGATAAAAAAAATGAACCTTTCTTCGCAGGATTTACTGAGCTTGTTAAACAAATGTTTACATTAGATAAAACTAACCGACCAACTATTTTTGAAATTAGTGATCGCATAAAACAATTACAATTAAACATTAAATAA
- the prkC_2 gene encoding Serine/threonine-protein kinase PrkC has translation MVNLNPQNSNLIDAFKEIEKIDHLQNVSQQIMNNALKEKERLFINILISLKLPKPTEWIKYSKKITKLDYTVYIKDQTVIVISEKIIQRNKVVKKAIHVSFFGNNITFFCCLYTVGKYQSLEALSKQKTITHNLEKYNLLPTHFLSFTTALESSNRLIYKDRVVRSNCDGDLYDLEDRLNLVQKLTVFQQILESVSTLHNSNIAHRNLRPEKILIHFQKKFLKVYFSDLKLATEITKESCVEKVGSVPFLPPEFFLKKEIDLKALDMWSLGLILYFLFSDAKDDPFINGWTPLLDKSQILKKELDQKNIDCIQNIYRHGEFITLIQKPKQKTNKELELLSKLTELLHEFLKYDLSKRITIEEAIKKYNTILQTFYLFHHECSTAAN, from the coding sequence ATGGTAAATCTTAATCCACAAAATTCCAATCTTATAGACGCCTTTAAAGAGATAGAAAAAATTGACCACCTGCAAAACGTTTCACAGCAGATAATGAATAATGCTTTAAAAGAAAAAGAAAGGTTGTTCATTAATATACTCATCTCTTTAAAATTACCTAAGCCAACAGAATGGATCAAATATTCAAAAAAAATAACAAAACTTGATTATACGGTTTACATAAAAGACCAAACGGTTATTGTTATTTCTGAAAAAATCATTCAAAGAAATAAGGTTGTAAAAAAAGCTATACATGTGAGCTTTTTTGGTAATAACATTACTTTTTTCTGTTGCTTATATACCGTCGGTAAATATCAATCTTTAGAAGCCCTTTCAAAGCAAAAAACAATTACTCATAACTTAGAAAAATATAACCTACTCCCCACTCATTTTCTTTCCTTTACTACCGCTCTAGAATCTTCTAATCGCTTAATCTATAAAGACCGGGTGGTTAGAAGCAATTGTGATGGTGATTTATATGATTTAGAGGATCGGTTAAATCTAGTTCAAAAGCTTACCGTTTTCCAACAAATTCTAGAATCGGTCTCTACTCTACATAATAGCAATATTGCTCATCGAAACCTAAGGCCCGAAAAAATCCTCATCCATTTCCAGAAAAAATTCTTAAAGGTATATTTTTCTGACTTAAAATTAGCAACAGAAATAACTAAAGAAAGTTGTGTTGAAAAAGTAGGATCTGTTCCGTTTTTACCTCCTGAGTTTTTTTTAAAAAAAGAAATCGATTTAAAAGCTCTCGATATGTGGTCTTTAGGCCTAATCCTTTATTTTCTTTTTTCTGATGCCAAGGATGATCCTTTTATTAATGGATGGACCCCCTTATTGGATAAAAGCCAAATCCTTAAAAAAGAGTTGGATCAAAAAAATATAGATTGCATCCAAAATATTTATAGACACGGGGAATTTATAACTTTAATCCAAAAACCTAAACAAAAAACTAATAAAGAACTGGAATTGCTTTCTAAGTTAACAGAATTGTTACATGAATTTTTAAAATATGACCTTTCAAAAAGAATTACAATAGAAGAAGCAATTAAAAAATATAACACCATTTTACAAACTTTTTATTTATTTCATCATGAATGTTCAACGGCAGCTAACTAG
- the trmH gene encoding tRNA (guanosine(18)-2'-O)-methyltransferase gives MHELTQRKFAQFPDERKHKKCAELLRCIYSKQAPELLERYNKWASWLSLSPLIFDLKLISDRFHYHLHLSRQFLAEHNLLPVISKNDKVVSQPLWPIAIYLDHIRSAHNVGSIIRTVEAFALGAIHFSSDTPFVDNKQVQNTSMETYKWVKASQGTLLTHLPKPIIALETSDQAVNLYDYLFPESFTLVLGNEEYGCSQDVLNQADVILQIPLRGRKNSLNVANAFSIAAAFIAQQRSV, from the coding sequence ATGCATGAATTAACTCAGCGCAAATTTGCTCAGTTTCCTGATGAAAGGAAACATAAAAAATGTGCTGAGTTATTGAGATGTATTTATAGTAAGCAAGCCCCTGAGTTGTTAGAACGTTATAACAAATGGGCTTCTTGGCTCTCTTTATCTCCCCTAATTTTTGATCTAAAACTCATTTCTGACCGCTTTCATTATCATTTGCATTTAAGCCGCCAGTTTTTAGCTGAGCATAATTTATTACCGGTCATCTCAAAAAATGATAAAGTGGTCTCACAACCTTTATGGCCAATAGCTATTTACCTAGATCACATTCGTTCAGCTCATAATGTTGGAAGCATTATTCGAACTGTAGAAGCATTTGCCTTAGGCGCTATTCATTTTTCAAGTGACACACCTTTTGTAGATAACAAGCAAGTGCAAAACACTTCAATGGAAACTTACAAATGGGTAAAGGCCTCTCAAGGAACACTTTTGACCCATCTACCGAAACCAATAATCGCTTTAGAAACAAGTGATCAAGCTGTTAACTTATATGATTATCTATTCCCAGAATCGTTTACTTTAGTCCTCGGTAATGAAGAATATGGTTGTAGTCAGGACGTTTTAAATCAAGCGGATGTAATATTGCAAATTCCTTTAAGAGGGCGAAAAAATTCTTTAAATGTCGCTAATGCTTTTTCAATTGCCGCAGCCTTTATAGCTCAGCAGCGAAGTGTATAA
- the yheS_1 gene encoding putative ABC transporter ATP-binding protein YheS, translating to MITLNKISKNFGTKNLFEDVTITFNEGRIGLTGPNGAGKTTLLKIITGAEEPTSGSVSLPDRVGILKQNIEAYSEMKVLDVVLMGNKRLWDALQERDALYEQEMTDAVGMRLGDLEGIIAEEDGYSAEADAEMLLSGMGIDSDYFHRLMKEVPTDIQFRVLLCQALFGNPQALLLDEPTNHLDLESIRWLEKFLFDFKGTLIVISHDRHFLNSVTTHIADIDYETIIIYPGNYDDMVAAKTAVRERAEMENKSKEKKIAQLQEFVSKFGAGTRASQVQSRKREMEKLQPQELKKSNIQRPYIRFIPSEKQPGKIVIKAEHISKSYDNLKVIKDFSLEVHRGDKIAIIGNNGCGKTTLLKMLAKVLEPDTGKVELGHQAIINYFPQNHAEIIDKKTSMNAFDWLRERKTGIYDQEIRSAMGKLLFGGDDAFKNVATLSGGETARLIISGMMLSEHNILLLDEPNNHLDLEAVSALGWGLNEYKGTAVFVSHDRSLIEAAATKIIAFENGTIKVFDGNYEEYLQSKEA from the coding sequence ATGATTACTCTAAATAAAATTTCAAAAAACTTTGGTACAAAAAACCTCTTTGAAGATGTAACAATTACATTTAACGAAGGTCGCATTGGTTTGACAGGTCCAAATGGCGCTGGTAAAACAACCCTCTTAAAAATAATTACTGGAGCGGAAGAGCCCACAAGTGGTTCAGTTAGTTTACCTGATCGAGTCGGTATCTTAAAACAAAACATCGAAGCTTATAGCGAAATGAAAGTCCTAGATGTGGTTTTAATGGGAAATAAAAGACTTTGGGATGCTTTGCAAGAAAGAGATGCTTTATATGAACAAGAAATGACCGATGCCGTTGGCATGCGTCTTGGCGACCTGGAAGGGATTATTGCTGAAGAAGATGGGTATTCTGCCGAAGCTGATGCCGAAATGTTATTAAGCGGTATGGGTATTGACAGCGATTACTTCCATCGCTTGATGAAAGAGGTGCCAACCGATATTCAATTTCGCGTTTTACTTTGCCAAGCCCTGTTTGGTAATCCACAAGCTCTTTTATTAGATGAACCTACCAACCACTTAGACTTAGAATCCATTCGTTGGTTAGAGAAATTTCTTTTTGATTTTAAAGGCACTTTGATTGTGATTAGTCACGATAGACACTTTTTAAACTCTGTGACAACCCACATAGCCGACATCGATTATGAAACGATTATTATTTATCCTGGCAACTATGATGACATGGTAGCTGCCAAAACGGCCGTTCGGGAAAGAGCCGAGATGGAAAATAAATCTAAGGAAAAGAAGATTGCGCAATTGCAAGAGTTTGTCTCTAAATTTGGAGCTGGAACTAGAGCTAGCCAAGTGCAATCTCGTAAGCGTGAAATGGAAAAATTACAACCACAAGAACTAAAAAAGAGTAATATCCAACGCCCATACATTCGATTTATTCCATCTGAAAAGCAACCAGGGAAAATTGTCATAAAAGCGGAACATATTTCTAAATCCTATGATAACTTAAAAGTGATTAAAGACTTTTCTTTAGAAGTTCATCGTGGCGATAAGATTGCGATTATTGGAAATAATGGTTGCGGTAAAACCACCTTATTAAAAATGCTTGCCAAAGTTTTAGAGCCAGATACTGGAAAAGTTGAACTTGGACATCAAGCTATCATCAATTATTTCCCACAAAATCATGCTGAAATCATCGATAAAAAGACATCTATGAATGCCTTCGATTGGTTGAGGGAGAGAAAAACTGGTATTTACGATCAAGAAATTAGAAGCGCGATGGGTAAATTATTGTTCGGTGGAGATGACGCTTTTAAAAATGTGGCAACACTTTCAGGTGGTGAAACGGCGCGCCTCATTATCTCCGGTATGATGCTATCTGAACATAATATATTATTGTTAGATGAACCCAATAATCACTTAGACCTAGAAGCCGTTTCCGCTCTTGGTTGGGGTTTAAATGAATATAAAGGTACAGCTGTTTTTGTTAGCCACGACAGAAGTTTAATTGAAGCTGCAGCAACTAAAATTATTGCCTTTGAAAATGGTACCATTAAAGTTTTTGATGGCAATTATGAAGAGTATCTTCAAAGCAAAGAAGCCTAA